Within the Acidobacteriota bacterium genome, the region GCTGATGTTCGCCTTCGGCGAAGGTGGCTCGAAGCGCGCGCTGGCCGGCATCATCTTCGGCGTCGGCATGGCCATCGGCGCCGTGAACTTCATGAACTGGTTGTTCTGATGATGCGGGGTCAAAGACCGTGGCGAGGCCATCCCGTTCTGAGCCGCCCGCTGACGATCCTGGGCGTGGAGAGGCGTTGGTTTCTGCTGAGCGCCACGCTGGCCGTGGCGCTGTGGAACACCATCAACTCACTGCTCTCGGCCGGACTCGTCTTCGCGGCGCTCTACGTGGCCGGCTACCTGGCTTGGCGCCAAGATCCGGACATGCTGGCGATCCTGCGCGCATCGACCCGCTTCAAGTCCCGCTACGATCCCGGCAAGTGGGGGGAGCCACCCTGGTGTGTGCTCATCCGACGATGAAGCTGGTTGAAGAAGCACGAGAGTACGAAGCCGCAGGCTCGCTGGCCGAGGAGCTCCCCTACTGGGGATGGCTGCCGGACGGTCGGACCTGTCTGACGAGAAGCGGCCAGTTGCTCACGTTGGGACGGCTCCGGTCGGCAGTAGTGGACGGGCGCACGCCAGAACAGCTCGATCGAGTGGCGGACCGCTGGCAGCGGGCTCTCTCGAACCTGGACGACCGCACGCGGCTCTACTTCTATCTCATGCGCCGGCCCAGCCGA harbors:
- a CDS encoding VirB3 family type IV secretion system protein, with translation MMRGQRPWRGHPVLSRPLTILGVERRWFLLSATLAVALWNTINSLLSAGLVFAALYVAGYLAWRQDPDMLAILRASTRFKSRYDPGKWGEPPWCVLIRR